The following are encoded together in the Halopseudomonas salegens genome:
- a CDS encoding DUF2066 domain-containing protein: protein MYKHLLQPLLALLFSLFILVPSLSAAVLEDLYQVEVQGDADTSREQLQLEAAEIMLTRLAGPELDLSAEPIQRALQDPRQLMRRVGSRSESGRMLVEFEPALLRDLLAETALPLLGRNRPGVLLWGVVNGSLGDEMLAPGSEWADALRKAASHRGVALLLPLGDLQDQVALSEADIRSGNAEVLRAASERYAAEGLVALSVDAAEDDWQVAWHLWLDGNHNQQRQAAANQAEQADRLMLAIANQVHAGYAVVPVKRETGGEQEWRLVVRGVEGLQTYASLQRSLAQLGAQGSLQLLGISDDTLTLALTFAGEREQLLRLLALDQRLYPVAAPQQEAGQEIDRRLPADGELPTPGALAAQRQALAEATAAARQRERTLYFDWR, encoded by the coding sequence ATGTACAAGCACCTGTTGCAACCCTTGCTCGCTCTGTTGTTTTCCCTGTTTATCCTGGTTCCTTCCTTGTCGGCGGCGGTATTGGAAGATTTGTACCAGGTCGAGGTGCAGGGTGACGCGGATACCAGCCGTGAACAACTCCAGTTGGAGGCCGCCGAGATCATGCTGACGCGCCTTGCCGGACCTGAGCTGGATTTGTCCGCAGAACCGATTCAGCGTGCCCTGCAGGATCCCCGTCAGCTGATGCGCCGGGTCGGTTCACGCAGCGAGTCTGGTCGTATGCTGGTCGAATTTGAACCGGCTCTGCTGCGCGATTTGCTGGCGGAAACCGCGCTGCCATTGCTCGGACGCAACCGCCCCGGCGTTTTGCTCTGGGGGGTAGTCAATGGGTCGCTGGGAGATGAAATGCTGGCACCCGGCAGTGAATGGGCTGATGCCTTGCGCAAGGCTGCCAGCCATCGTGGCGTGGCATTGTTGCTGCCGTTGGGTGATCTGCAGGATCAGGTGGCTTTGAGTGAAGCGGATATTCGCAGTGGCAACGCCGAGGTGTTGCGTGCGGCCAGTGAGCGCTATGCCGCTGAAGGGCTGGTGGCTTTGAGTGTGGATGCCGCTGAGGATGACTGGCAGGTTGCCTGGCACTTATGGCTGGATGGCAACCACAATCAGCAGCGTCAGGCTGCTGCCAACCAGGCGGAGCAGGCCGACAGGTTGATGTTGGCGATTGCCAATCAGGTGCACGCCGGCTACGCCGTAGTACCCGTGAAACGTGAAACCGGAGGCGAACAGGAGTGGCGCCTGGTCGTGCGCGGCGTCGAAGGTTTGCAAACCTACGCCAGCCTGCAACGCAGCCTCGCCCAGTTGGGCGCTCAGGGCAGTCTGCAACTGTTGGGTATTAGCGATGACACTTTGACCCTGGCGCTGACGTTTGCTGGCGAGCGTGAACAACTGTTGCGGCTGCTGGCGCTGGATCAGCGTCTTTATCCGGTTGCGGCCCCGCAGCAGGAAGCCGGGCAGGAAATTGACCGGCGCTTGCCCGCAGATGGAGAATTGCCAACCCCTGGCGCCTTGGCCGCGCAACGCCAGGCATTGGCCGAGGCCACTGCGGCAGCTCGCCAGCGTGAGCGCACCCTTTATTTTGACTGGCGTTGA
- the purM gene encoding phosphoribosylformylglycinamidine cyclo-ligase, producing the protein MTDQTSSKPSISYKDAGVDIDAGNALVDRIKHVAKRTARPEVLGGLGGFGALCEIPAGYKQPVLVSGTDGVGTKLRLAMDLNQHDRIGIDLVAMCVNDLIVCGAEPLLFLDYYATGKLNVDIATDVVTGIGAGCELAGCALVGGETAEMPGMYEGEDYDLAGFCVGVVEKSEIIDGSRVAVGDTLIALPSSGPHSNGYSLIRKIIEVAGVDITGIELDGQPLTDLLMAPTRIYVKALLQLIRETGAVKAMAHITGGGLLENIPRVLPEGSGAHIDLSSWQRPAVFNWLQEQGNVDETEMHRVLNCGVGMVICVAADQASTALQVLQQAGEQPWVIGQITAAQGSEAVTLSQGPLTS; encoded by the coding sequence ATGACAGACCAGACCTCGTCCAAGCCCTCGATCAGTTACAAGGATGCAGGGGTCGATATCGACGCCGGCAACGCCCTGGTTGACCGTATCAAGCACGTTGCCAAGCGCACGGCACGGCCGGAAGTGCTGGGCGGGCTGGGTGGCTTTGGCGCCCTGTGCGAAATCCCTGCCGGCTACAAGCAGCCGGTCCTGGTATCAGGCACCGATGGTGTCGGCACCAAACTCCGCCTGGCAATGGACCTGAATCAGCATGACCGTATCGGTATTGACCTGGTTGCCATGTGCGTCAATGACCTGATTGTCTGCGGGGCCGAGCCGCTGCTGTTTCTTGATTACTACGCAACCGGCAAGCTGAACGTCGACATTGCTACCGACGTAGTCACCGGTATTGGTGCCGGTTGCGAGCTCGCCGGTTGCGCCCTGGTCGGCGGGGAAACCGCTGAAATGCCCGGCATGTATGAAGGCGAAGACTATGATCTGGCCGGTTTCTGCGTCGGTGTCGTGGAAAAAAGCGAAATCATTGACGGCAGCCGGGTTGCCGTTGGCGATACGTTGATCGCTCTGCCCTCCTCGGGCCCGCACTCCAATGGCTACTCACTGATCCGCAAGATCATTGAAGTTGCCGGCGTCGACATCACCGGGATCGAGCTGGATGGTCAGCCGCTGACCGACCTGTTGATGGCGCCCACGCGGATTTACGTCAAAGCCCTGCTGCAACTGATTCGTGAAACCGGAGCGGTCAAGGCCATGGCGCATATCACCGGTGGTGGCCTGCTGGAAAATATCCCGCGCGTCCTGCCCGAAGGCAGTGGTGCCCACATTGACCTGAGCAGCTGGCAACGCCCGGCCGTATTCAACTGGCTGCAAGAGCAGGGCAACGTGGACGAAACCGAAATGCATCGGGTACTCAACTGTGGCGTAGGCATGGTTATCTGCGTCGCCGCTGACCAGGCCAGCACGGCCCTGCAGGTGTTGCAGCAGGCGGGTGAACAACCCTGGGTGATCGGTCAGATTACCGCAGCCCAGGGCAGCGAAGCCGTAACCTTGAGCCAGGGGCCGCTGACGTCGTGA
- the purN gene encoding phosphoribosylglycinamide formyltransferase: protein MSCRIVVLISGSGSNLQALIDQLDTPADIVGVIANRPQAYGLQRAAAAGIANECLDHQDYTSREAFDQALMARIDAYQPDLVVLAGFMRILTPELVSHYRGRMLNIHPSLLPRYKGLHTHQRALEAGDVEHGATIHFVTQELDGGPLVVQGRVSVLTNDNPETLAARVQLVEHQLYPLAVNWFAQGRLRFDAEGARLDEELIGPDGLRMEDHLQLNEA, encoded by the coding sequence GTGAGCTGCCGCATTGTCGTCCTGATTTCCGGTTCCGGCAGCAACCTGCAGGCACTGATCGACCAGCTCGACACGCCGGCTGACATTGTCGGCGTGATCGCCAACCGACCGCAAGCGTATGGATTGCAGCGCGCAGCCGCTGCCGGCATTGCCAACGAATGCCTGGACCATCAGGACTACACCAGCCGAGAAGCCTTTGATCAGGCACTCATGGCGCGGATTGATGCCTATCAGCCCGACCTGGTGGTCCTGGCCGGTTTTATGCGTATTCTGACGCCGGAACTGGTCAGTCATTACCGTGGCCGCATGCTGAATATTCACCCGTCCCTGCTGCCCAGGTACAAAGGCCTGCACACGCACCAGCGCGCTCTGGAAGCTGGCGATGTCGAGCACGGCGCCACCATTCACTTTGTGACCCAGGAGCTGGATGGCGGCCCGCTGGTAGTTCAGGGCCGCGTTAGTGTGCTGACAAATGACAATCCCGAGACGCTGGCGGCACGCGTACAACTGGTCGAGCACCAACTCTACCCGCTGGCTGTGAACTGGTTTGCCCAGGGTCGCTTGCGGTTTGACGCAGAGGGTGCCCGACTGGACGAGGAACTGATTGGTCCCGATGGACTCAGAATGGAAGACCACCTGCAACTCAACGAGGCCTGA
- a CDS encoding DUF3108 domain-containing protein, translating into MIQPAQADELINAVPLKPFDASYTADMRRVPVNGEATQQLEQNADGSWTLTFYAGMFVARLTETSQLQLDNGQLKPLSYHYERSGLGRNRETRQTFDWDAGKVTGTHRDDPVDLATEDGLLDKASYQMALRRDLQAGKEELHYRVVDGRSIDEYEFEVVGSKQVETAVGEFAAVEVVRVRDPDASRQTTLWFAKDWDYLLVRLSQTESDGQRYQIMLKEATIDGEEVRGQ; encoded by the coding sequence CTGATCCAGCCCGCCCAGGCGGATGAGCTGATCAACGCTGTACCGCTGAAGCCCTTCGATGCCAGCTACACCGCTGATATGCGACGCGTGCCGGTGAATGGCGAAGCCACCCAGCAGCTGGAACAGAATGCCGATGGCAGCTGGACTCTGACTTTCTACGCCGGCATGTTTGTCGCCCGCCTGACGGAAACCAGTCAGTTGCAACTCGACAACGGACAGCTCAAACCTTTGAGCTATCACTACGAACGCAGTGGCCTGGGCCGTAACCGGGAAACGCGTCAGACCTTTGACTGGGACGCCGGCAAAGTAACAGGCACGCATCGTGATGACCCAGTGGACCTGGCAACCGAGGATGGTCTGCTGGACAAAGCCAGCTACCAGATGGCGCTGCGCCGTGACCTGCAAGCAGGCAAGGAAGAGCTGCATTATCGCGTGGTCGATGGCCGCAGTATTGATGAGTACGAATTCGAAGTGGTCGGCAGCAAACAGGTCGAGACCGCTGTGGGTGAATTTGCTGCAGTGGAAGTCGTTCGGGTACGTGATCCGGATGCCAGCCGTCAGACCACCCTCTGGTTTGCCAAGGACTGGGACTACCTGTTGGTTCGCCTGAGCCAGACAGAGTCCGATGGCCAGCGCTATCAGATCATGCTCAAGGAAGCCACCATCGATGGCGAAGAAGTACGGGGACAGTAA